In one window of Cellulophaga sp. HaHa_2_95 DNA:
- a CDS encoding type VI secretion system Vgr family protein has protein sequence MPKMITPVLIIDGERFLPKSGYKVSIEQSMGTHSSFSVVFQTNATEGYGGTLMNNSINYSGKKISIGVNDGELEYVGIITSVALQKGIGASGAIVLSGQGASILLSRSVQCFSYEEGSSFSQVVSDTFNGHSTDLLKMEIGSGTNIRLPYTVQYNESDFSFLQRMCARYGVWMYDNGRTFCVGRTGDKQFSGVYGQDIQTFGLSTTLQSQNSGFTSKDWINDSELESVSTSYSAQSGHMYAGHVKRESEGLFAKKENYSWNHNQNEYSGQQGLDHVAKVDTLSKAANMIIANGSSEIVGLRVGDNLTIEGVSFSDKTRRDAFGSYMITKVAHRFDHSGNYENHFEGVPEGTEHPHYSAVFATPSAEEQRGVVLDNNDPDGLGRIKVQFGWQRRMGTSTPWIKMNTPYGGNGKGFYFIPELNEEVLVGFENNNPEKPYVLSAGFNSSAKSGMADADNNLKTIRTRSGHTIELNDTDGEEKINIYDHEGSIITFDTQAKSLYITATENIEFQAKNIKMIAEENIDIQAQGNIATVAEGDITSQSQGATILQAEGDTTISSDASVTIQATTDASIIGQNVSAEGQIAADIKGQQTTVQGQMTILKGASGKIDIV, from the coding sequence ATGCCTAAAATGATTACCCCAGTGCTTATTATCGATGGAGAACGTTTTCTTCCTAAATCTGGTTATAAGGTTTCTATAGAACAATCCATGGGTACCCACAGCTCTTTTAGTGTGGTTTTTCAAACCAATGCTACCGAAGGGTACGGCGGTACACTAATGAATAATTCTATTAATTATTCAGGTAAAAAAATATCTATAGGCGTTAATGATGGCGAATTAGAATATGTGGGAATCATTACTTCGGTAGCCTTACAAAAAGGCATCGGTGCTTCTGGTGCTATAGTACTCTCTGGGCAAGGAGCTAGTATTTTACTCTCCCGTTCTGTACAATGTTTTAGCTATGAAGAAGGGTCTTCTTTTAGCCAAGTAGTGAGTGATACCTTTAATGGACATTCCACTGACCTTCTTAAAATGGAGATAGGAAGTGGAACTAACATCCGTTTGCCCTATACCGTACAATACAACGAATCCGACTTTTCTTTCTTACAACGTATGTGTGCACGTTATGGCGTATGGATGTATGATAATGGGAGAACCTTTTGCGTAGGACGTACAGGAGATAAACAATTTAGCGGCGTATATGGTCAGGATATTCAAACCTTTGGCCTCTCCACTACCCTACAGTCCCAAAATAGTGGCTTTACCTCTAAAGATTGGATCAATGATAGCGAATTAGAATCGGTTTCCACTTCTTACAGTGCGCAAAGCGGACATATGTATGCTGGGCATGTAAAAAGAGAATCAGAAGGTTTATTTGCCAAGAAAGAAAATTACTCCTGGAATCACAACCAAAATGAATATAGCGGACAGCAAGGTTTAGACCATGTAGCAAAAGTTGATACCTTATCTAAAGCGGCAAATATGATTATTGCCAACGGATCTTCAGAAATTGTAGGTTTGCGTGTGGGCGATAATTTAACTATTGAAGGCGTTAGTTTTTCTGACAAAACGCGTAGAGATGCTTTTGGATCCTATATGATTACCAAAGTAGCACACCGTTTTGATCATAGTGGTAACTATGAGAATCATTTTGAAGGGGTACCCGAAGGCACAGAACACCCACATTACAGTGCAGTATTTGCTACTCCTTCTGCAGAAGAACAACGTGGTGTTGTATTAGATAACAATGACCCTGATGGATTAGGCCGTATAAAAGTACAGTTCGGTTGGCAACGCAGAATGGGCACCTCTACCCCATGGATAAAAATGAATACCCCTTATGGCGGTAACGGTAAAGGCTTTTACTTTATTCCTGAACTAAACGAAGAAGTGCTCGTAGGTTTTGAAAACAACAACCCTGAAAAACCTTATGTATTGAGTGCTGGTTTCAATAGCAGTGCCAAAAGTGGTATGGCGGATGCGGATAATAACTTGAAAACAATCCGTACTCGCAGTGGGCATACTATAGAATTAAATGATACCGACGGTGAAGAAAAAATAAATATTTATGATCATGAAGGAAGCATAATTACGTTTGATACCCAAGCCAAATCATTATATATAACCGCTACTGAAAACATAGAATTTCAAGCAAAAAATATAAAAATGATAGCTGAAGAAAATATAGATATTCAAGCTCAAGGAAACATTGCTACAGTAGCAGAGGGAGATATCACTTCACAATCTCAAGGAGCTACTATTTTACAGGCTGAAGGCGATACAACTATTAGTAGTGATGCTAGCGTAACTATTCAGGCCACAACAGATGCAAGCATTATAGGTCAAAATGTTAGTGCAGAAGGCCAAATAGCGGCGGACATTAAAGGACAACAAACCACAGTACAAGGTCAAATGACTATATTAAAAGGTGCTAGTGGTAAAATAGATATTGTATAA
- a CDS encoding M4 family metallopeptidase, producing the protein MCTKHHCHIVPEHILAALAKRGSKSCKKTLNDTRRILEKRNTLLNGLLQQELRIAKGERLIYDCENRFQQRVSLSRSEGDAATSDETINNAYETSGFVRDYFKTTFNLNSVNGEGMNLVSNVHYGENYNNAFWDGDEMTYGDGDQQDFKEFACAIDVVAHELTHGITQFMANLEYQGQSGALNEHFSDVFGTVIKQKYLDQSLEDANWLIGDTIVTESFPGVALRSMKEPGTANDFDVQPDHMDNYYAGPEDNQGVHINSGIPNKAFYLCCLEIGIDDAAFLWFETLKFLWRTATFNDLYDVLITTSNTLTNQEKISEKTTTVLEDSFRSVGLPQKSLI; encoded by the coding sequence ATGTGTACAAAACATCATTGTCATATTGTTCCAGAACATATATTAGCTGCCTTAGCCAAGCGCGGTAGTAAGAGTTGTAAAAAAACCTTGAATGATACCCGCCGTATTTTAGAAAAAAGGAATACACTTTTAAACGGCTTGTTACAACAAGAACTAAGAATTGCGAAAGGAGAAAGGCTTATTTATGACTGTGAGAATAGGTTTCAGCAACGTGTTTCTTTGAGCCGTAGTGAAGGAGATGCTGCTACTAGTGATGAAACCATAAATAATGCGTACGAAACATCTGGGTTTGTACGAGACTACTTTAAAACTACATTTAATCTTAATTCCGTTAATGGAGAAGGGATGAATTTAGTTTCTAATGTACACTATGGTGAGAACTATAATAATGCTTTTTGGGATGGTGATGAAATGACCTATGGCGATGGTGACCAACAAGATTTTAAAGAATTTGCTTGTGCTATTGATGTTGTAGCGCATGAGCTTACCCACGGGATCACCCAGTTTATGGCAAATTTAGAATACCAAGGACAATCTGGAGCATTAAACGAACATTTTTCTGATGTATTCGGTACCGTTATAAAACAGAAATATTTAGACCAATCTTTAGAAGATGCAAATTGGCTCATAGGCGATACGATTGTTACAGAATCTTTTCCTGGTGTGGCCTTACGCTCTATGAAAGAACCTGGAACCGCCAATGATTTTGATGTACAACCAGATCACATGGATAACTATTATGCCGGACCCGAAGACAACCAAGGAGTGCATATCAATTCTGGCATTCCTAATAAGGCCTTTTACCTATGCTGTTTAGAAATAGGTATTGATGATGCTGCTTTCTTATGGTTTGAAACCTTAAAATTCCTTTGGCGCACCGCTACTTTTAACGACCTATATGATGTTTTGATCACCACATCCAATACTTTAACAAACCAAGAAAAGATTTCTGAAAAGACGACAACAGTTTTAGAAGATAGCTTTAGGAGTGTTGGTTTGCCACAAAAATCTCTAATATGA
- a CDS encoding DUF962 domain-containing protein — MRKIDALLSEYGESHQTKLNITIHYICVPAIFFSLIGLLASIPVSETVILAFPEFLQSYVHFGTLVILLGLVYYLSLSKTLFVGMLLFSILVLLGIDVIKVSTSLALWIPMLVIFVVAWIAQFIGHNHEGKKPSFLKDLQFLMIGPAWTMSHLFEGLKIKY, encoded by the coding sequence ATGAGAAAAATAGATGCTTTATTGTCTGAGTATGGAGAGAGCCACCAGACAAAACTTAATATTACAATTCATTACATTTGTGTCCCTGCTATTTTTTTTAGTTTGATAGGCTTATTAGCAAGCATTCCAGTTTCAGAGACTGTAATTTTAGCATTCCCTGAATTTTTACAATCGTATGTGCATTTTGGTACTTTGGTGATTTTACTAGGTTTGGTTTATTATTTAAGCCTTTCTAAAACCCTTTTTGTAGGCATGCTATTGTTTTCTATTCTTGTTTTATTAGGCATAGATGTTATAAAAGTAAGTACTAGCTTGGCTTTATGGATACCTATGTTGGTTATATTTGTAGTCGCTTGGATAGCACAGTTTATAGGCCATAACCATGAAGGGAAGAAACCTTCCTTTTTAAAAGATTTACAATTTTTAATGATAGGTCCTGCTTGGACAATGAGTCATTTGTTTGAGGGATTGAAAATTAAATATTAA
- a CDS encoding DUF4494 domain-containing protein: MSATWYECKIKYRKLDEASGMQKVASEPYLVDAISYTEAESRITEEMAAYLSDSDDIKITNIKVANYSEIHPFENSDRWFKSKVSLIAFDEESGKERKTNMYLLIQANDVKEAYDNTVSVMKGTMGEYSIPAITESPIMDVFPYFSGEEDDMERIKRFNEVKASVPEVAELNDDLELADVLASETETDFEPRTGEE; this comes from the coding sequence ATGAGTGCAACATGGTACGAGTGTAAAATAAAATATAGAAAGCTAGATGAAGCTAGTGGAATGCAAAAAGTAGCATCAGAACCTTATTTGGTAGATGCTATTTCGTATACCGAAGCAGAAAGCAGAATTACGGAAGAAATGGCTGCTTACCTTAGTGATAGTGATGATATAAAAATTACCAATATTAAAGTAGCAAACTATTCTGAAATACATCCTTTTGAGAATTCTGACCGTTGGTTTAAATCAAAAGTTTCTTTAATTGCTTTTGATGAAGAGAGTGGTAAAGAGCGTAAAACCAATATGTATTTATTGATACAAGCAAATGATGTAAAAGAAGCTTACGATAATACGGTTTCGGTCATGAAAGGTACTATGGGAGAATATTCAATCCCTGCGATTACAGAATCGCCTATTATGGATGTCTTCCCTTATTTCTCTGGAGAAGAAGATGATATGGAACGTATTAAGAGATTCAATGAAGTAAAGGCTTCTGTACCAGAAGTAGCAGAACTTAATGATGATTTAGAGTTAGCAGATGTTTTAGCTTCTGAAACAGAAACAGATTTTGAACCTAGAACTGGTGAAGAATAA
- a CDS encoding glycoside hydrolase family 104 protein has translation MNTSYPDDKKEQLRFENTYGKYLMSAYNTWHGGVHLEGKNNKIHAIADGKIIAYRLNEEYEELTKTKSRTAEEGDNEAITVKGYKYSNSFILIQHDLELTIERPEEETEEQTGNGEKKLVTFYSLYNHLKPINHIDNDKLDFPEFLGQKQTTVKLKEGFGKPITRKGLNGTTIVGNTKIVIPKGKIVTKYFNEDGKEEKAYNHKKEEFVRIKYIDDDATEYNDLFISTASTDIKDLGSSYQIISQVNEEKWEDKSGLTEDQKKSKLGARVRNATSGGTITAIIPFGETVNIEEIIKVKNGIWYRIENYSGYSHKTNFETKNCLDESKFTKNEIVACNIPIKANTHIGYAGLLESDSSVGYNACQLDVFMTEGVEDFIKNKFEVDGNDKLFEAGINDKHFYKLSAGTKLLKSIKTTVDLQQNLPVKILEIRGSFAKIKVVDKIVRTVVVEGNIYTSDYDKGIYKGYNSTRGYHILNFFCVNQKFDGLLVENESVLVYDIKPKTGDLTRELKFVPKEAGKEFWVHVKDICPVKKVEKHTVVMKVPITVSNSDTIMDYFSSDKLFKEVTTELERHIVTVAKGDKTKLTKQICEAYLVIPKNKNDVDEELCHDSIIDLRKFKNRNIKDYIQVECIHLVGEKPFTQKGWIKKPTDLAKNAFSAYNWDKFGFKTFDAGNEYIYDIKGLHNFIRTDSLFISKLWSKLDVTKNKNKDLIDIGELKLAYATLETQEAIAKMVCKHTLEWAYTPKQISDEVSKIYDYYISLEDPSVEGELKDLKKQKLQGLEEQVEKMMFWEELKTKVYTPPEPEPEIKERPEQVALELKALGIIDYPYKLTTANDPILNVAPVDPVENDIHAPTPDPVETVEPIETPVEEQVKAPERLMPDTNHVYHFHPIAFVNHMKLIYGMGGADNNSEAKIRAFLRVIKQFEGIPGENGYTTLFGGKQFSDMSKHPEDPQEWYTKADGTKIYSSAAGSYQIMQFLWWEYNGWVVKKKDGKYYKTGDRNENKNYAKTYEIKDFSPKSQDEYCIAILLHQSKSAKLLEYLLNGFVTRAIEQCAAYTWASFTPGRFPKQGPAKGLTDPKKIKDAIHDARVKQWEAYNKYLTEELAGQSDLHLEPGFLKKFGIKEPKTQELIENKKKGLDLNKAIERLNKRAGANDTSVWKCAKYVRWALEAGGMKTWGVAKIDQRPNSAKDYGPFLLHKGFKEVPDGNYQIGDISVIQNLSAKKPHGHIAMWNGENWVSDFVQSTLYPGDAYRKAEPNYKIYRWE, from the coding sequence ATGAATACAAGCTATCCAGATGATAAAAAGGAACAATTAAGATTTGAGAATACGTATGGCAAGTACTTAATGAGTGCATATAACACATGGCATGGTGGGGTGCACCTAGAAGGGAAAAACAATAAAATACACGCTATTGCTGATGGAAAAATTATTGCTTACAGACTTAATGAAGAATATGAGGAGCTAACTAAAACAAAAAGTAGAACGGCAGAAGAAGGAGATAACGAAGCTATAACTGTCAAAGGATATAAATATTCAAATAGTTTTATTTTAATTCAACATGATCTTGAGTTAACTATTGAGCGCCCTGAAGAAGAAACAGAAGAGCAAACAGGTAATGGCGAAAAAAAACTTGTAACTTTTTATAGTCTATATAATCATCTTAAACCAATCAATCATATAGATAATGACAAACTAGATTTTCCAGAGTTTTTAGGTCAGAAGCAAACAACAGTAAAATTGAAAGAAGGCTTTGGTAAGCCTATAACTAGAAAAGGTTTAAATGGTACTACAATAGTGGGTAATACTAAAATTGTAATACCCAAAGGAAAAATTGTCACTAAATACTTCAACGAGGATGGCAAGGAAGAAAAAGCTTACAATCATAAAAAAGAAGAATTTGTACGCATCAAATATATTGATGATGATGCTACAGAATATAATGATTTATTTATTTCTACAGCTAGTACTGACATAAAGGATTTGGGTTCTAGCTACCAAATAATATCTCAAGTAAACGAAGAGAAATGGGAAGATAAATCAGGACTAACAGAAGATCAAAAAAAGTCTAAACTAGGAGCAAGAGTTAGAAATGCCACGTCTGGCGGTACAATAACAGCTATAATTCCTTTTGGAGAAACGGTTAATATAGAAGAAATTATTAAAGTTAAAAATGGAATATGGTATAGAATAGAAAATTATTCTGGTTATTCACATAAAACCAATTTTGAAACGAAAAATTGTTTGGATGAATCTAAATTTACAAAAAATGAAATTGTTGCTTGCAATATTCCTATAAAAGCTAATACCCATATAGGTTACGCAGGTTTACTAGAAAGTGATTCTAGCGTTGGATATAATGCCTGTCAGTTAGATGTTTTTATGACTGAAGGGGTTGAAGATTTTATTAAAAATAAATTTGAAGTTGACGGTAACGATAAACTTTTTGAAGCAGGAATAAATGATAAACATTTCTATAAATTATCCGCTGGTACAAAACTTTTAAAATCGATAAAAACAACTGTAGATTTACAGCAAAATTTACCAGTTAAAATTCTCGAAATAAGAGGAAGTTTTGCAAAGATAAAAGTTGTAGACAAGATAGTAAGAACAGTAGTAGTTGAAGGTAATATTTATACTTCAGATTATGATAAAGGAATATATAAAGGTTACAATAGTACTAGAGGATATCATATTTTAAATTTCTTCTGTGTCAATCAAAAATTTGATGGATTATTAGTTGAAAATGAAAGTGTGCTTGTATACGATATTAAACCAAAAACAGGTGATTTAACTAGAGAACTTAAATTCGTACCCAAAGAAGCAGGAAAAGAATTCTGGGTACATGTAAAAGATATTTGCCCTGTAAAAAAGGTAGAAAAGCATACCGTTGTAATGAAGGTGCCTATTACTGTTTCTAATTCAGATACTATTATGGACTATTTCTCAAGCGACAAGTTATTTAAAGAAGTGACCACAGAACTAGAAAGGCACATTGTAACTGTTGCCAAAGGTGATAAAACCAAATTAACCAAGCAGATTTGTGAAGCTTACTTAGTGATACCTAAAAATAAAAATGACGTCGATGAAGAGCTATGCCATGATTCAATCATTGATTTACGTAAATTTAAAAACCGAAATATAAAAGATTACATACAAGTAGAATGTATTCACTTAGTAGGTGAAAAACCATTCACACAAAAGGGATGGATTAAAAAACCTACAGATTTAGCAAAAAATGCTTTTAGCGCCTATAACTGGGATAAATTTGGTTTCAAAACTTTTGATGCGGGTAATGAATATATATACGATATAAAAGGACTACATAATTTCATAAGGACTGATAGTTTATTTATATCAAAACTTTGGAGTAAATTAGACGTAACTAAGAATAAGAATAAAGATTTAATTGATATAGGTGAACTAAAATTGGCATATGCTACATTAGAGACGCAAGAAGCTATTGCAAAAATGGTATGCAAGCACACTCTAGAATGGGCATATACACCAAAACAAATAAGTGATGAGGTTAGTAAAATTTACGATTATTATATTAGTTTAGAAGACCCAAGTGTTGAAGGTGAATTAAAAGATTTAAAGAAACAAAAATTACAGGGCTTAGAAGAGCAGGTAGAAAAAATGATGTTTTGGGAAGAATTAAAAACAAAAGTATACACCCCCCCAGAGCCAGAACCCGAAATCAAAGAGAGACCTGAGCAAGTAGCTTTAGAATTGAAAGCCTTAGGTATAATAGATTATCCATACAAACTTACTACTGCCAATGATCCGATCTTGAATGTAGCTCCTGTTGACCCTGTTGAAAATGACATTCATGCACCAACACCTGACCCAGTTGAAACTGTAGAACCAATAGAAACACCAGTAGAGGAGCAAGTAAAAGCACCAGAACGATTAATGCCAGATACAAATCATGTATATCACTTCCACCCTATTGCTTTTGTAAATCATATGAAACTTATTTATGGTATGGGGGGTGCTGATAATAATTCTGAAGCCAAAATTAGAGCGTTCTTAAGAGTGATTAAACAATTTGAAGGTATTCCTGGTGAAAATGGATATACTACATTATTTGGTGGTAAGCAATTCTCTGATATGAGCAAACACCCTGAAGACCCTCAAGAATGGTATACCAAAGCAGATGGCACTAAAATATATAGTTCAGCCGCTGGATCATACCAAATAATGCAATTTCTTTGGTGGGAATATAATGGTTGGGTAGTAAAAAAGAAAGATGGTAAATACTACAAAACAGGAGATAGAAACGAAAACAAAAACTATGCAAAAACATATGAGATTAAGGATTTTTCTCCTAAATCTCAAGATGAATATTGTATTGCCATATTATTACATCAATCAAAATCAGCCAAACTGTTAGAGTATTTGTTAAACGGTTTTGTTACAAGAGCTATAGAACAGTGTGCCGCATATACCTGGGCAAGCTTTACGCCTGGAAGGTTTCCTAAACAAGGGCCAGCTAAGGGGCTTACGGATCCGAAAAAAATAAAAGATGCTATACATGATGCTAGGGTAAAGCAATGGGAAGCTTATAATAAATACCTTACCGAAGAGCTAGCTGGACAATCTGATTTGCATTTAGAACCTGGTTTTTTAAAAAAGTTTGGAATTAAAGAACCTAAAACACAAGAATTAATAGAAAATAAAAAGAAAGGACTTGATTTAAATAAAGCAATTGAAAGGCTAAATAAAAGAGCTGGAGCAAATGATACATCAGTATGGAAGTGTGCTAAATATGTACGATGGGCGCTAGAAGCTGGAGGAATGAAAACATGGGGTGTAGCCAAAATAGATCAACGTCCTAATTCTGCAAAAGATTATGGTCCGTTTTTGTTACACAAAGGCTTCAAAGAAGTTCCCGATGGAAATTACCAAATAGGTGATATATCAGTTATTCAAAATTTAAGTGCGAAAAAACCTCATGGACACATAGCTATGTGGAATGGGGAAAATTGGGTGTCAGATTTTGTCCAAAGTACTCTCTATCCAGGAGACGCCTACAGAAAAGCAGAACCTAATTATAAAATTTACAGATGGGAATAA
- a CDS encoding protealysin inhibitor emfourin has translation MKYSLLISGGFTGIPKRYTGTITVASTEEKELLDILTAAGRSENKNLRDGQQYHLKVAEGSENYEAKFDDANIPQSVRNLITKIIQKD, from the coding sequence ATGAAGTATTCTTTGTTAATTTCTGGAGGATTTACCGGAATTCCTAAGCGGTATACAGGCACCATCACCGTAGCTAGTACGGAAGAAAAAGAACTTCTAGACATCCTTACAGCTGCTGGCCGTTCTGAAAATAAAAACTTAAGAGATGGGCAACAATACCATTTAAAAGTAGCAGAGGGGTCCGAAAATTATGAGGCTAAATTTGATGATGCCAATATACCCCAGTCCGTAAGAAATCTAATTACGAAGATCATCCAAAAAGATTAA
- a CDS encoding PAAR domain-containing protein, whose protein sequence is MPGPIATQGSMHVCPMSDGPKPHVGGPVIGPGAINILVNNKPAALIGDICTCVGPPDMIAQGAPNVFFNGVPVACQGDMTAHGGVITVGEPNVIIGSATLTPSTTLELNKIPFPQITLANRQLEANQGAITNQEKLKEEAKKHGVLGNFSISL, encoded by the coding sequence ATGCCAGGACCAATAGCAACACAAGGAAGTATGCATGTTTGCCCCATGAGCGATGGACCCAAACCTCATGTAGGTGGACCGGTCATAGGACCGGGAGCAATTAACATCCTCGTAAATAATAAACCAGCAGCATTAATTGGAGATATATGTACTTGTGTTGGACCTCCCGATATGATCGCGCAAGGTGCACCTAACGTATTTTTCAATGGCGTACCTGTAGCTTGCCAAGGAGATATGACAGCTCATGGTGGCGTAATTACTGTGGGTGAACCTAACGTAATTATTGGGAGTGCAACTCTTACACCATCCACTACTTTAGAACTCAACAAAATACCTTTTCCTCAAATAACATTGGCAAACAGACAATTAGAGGCTAATCAAGGGGCCATAACTAATCAAGAGAAGTTAAAAGAAGAGGCAAAGAAACACGGTGTATTAGGTAATTTTAGTATAAGCTTATAA
- a CDS encoding TetR/AcrR family transcriptional regulator has protein sequence MKEEIKKEAVKLFNTLGMSNVSMKQIADSLSISAGNLQYHYKTKAVLLANIYDDMFEETKNNILPENAYITLFHFEEMMRNFDRLQEHYNFFFNDIVNINKTYPEIAEHYKVTNLNRFEEGRKLIDYYIETGRMLPESETIDYDKTMHLIWMSSTFWQSQKLVITSTTYETNKCASIEMLWTLLLPYLTEKGLEEYYQVRKFVALPKTNE, from the coding sequence ATGAAAGAAGAAATCAAAAAAGAGGCGGTAAAATTATTTAACACCCTTGGGATGTCTAATGTTTCTATGAAGCAAATAGCAGATAGCCTTTCTATTAGTGCAGGAAACCTTCAATATCATTATAAAACCAAGGCAGTTTTGTTGGCAAATATCTATGATGATATGTTTGAAGAAACAAAGAATAATATCCTTCCGGAAAATGCCTACATTACGTTATTTCATTTTGAAGAAATGATGCGAAATTTTGATCGTCTCCAAGAGCATTATAATTTCTTCTTTAATGATATTGTAAACATCAATAAAACATATCCTGAAATTGCAGAACACTATAAAGTGACGAATTTAAACCGATTTGAGGAAGGAAGAAAATTAATAGATTATTATATAGAAACAGGAAGAATGCTTCCAGAGTCTGAAACAATAGATTATGATAAAACAATGCATTTAATTTGGATGTCTAGCACCTTCTGGCAGTCACAAAAATTAGTCATTACTTCAACCACTTATGAGACTAATAAATGTGCGTCTATAGAAATGCTTTGGACCTTACTTTTACCGTACCTCACAGAAAAAGGTTTGGAAGAGTATTACCAAGTTAGAAAATTTGTAGCATTACCTAAAACCAACGAATAA
- a CDS encoding DUF6515 family protein translates to MINNSRTFALIGMALIAFSFSGHAQARSTKSKSKTVVVKTSTRSRVVPRKTVVYKTPKKKVTTYRSVPTNAKEIKHNNQNYYYTNNKYYRNYNGRYIAVAPRAGVRVTNLPTGFRRVKFGTRNYYNYDGVFYIQIQNEYEVVAPEVGTIVYELPDGAERVEIDGSILYEYNDVLYEKIQYDGTRAYEVVGMIE, encoded by the coding sequence ATGATAAATAATAGCAGAACATTCGCTTTGATAGGTATGGCTTTAATTGCATTTTCATTTTCTGGACATGCACAAGCACGCAGTACAAAATCAAAATCTAAAACTGTAGTGGTAAAAACTAGCACACGTTCTCGTGTGGTACCACGTAAGACTGTAGTATATAAGACGCCTAAAAAGAAGGTTACCACCTATAGATCAGTACCTACGAATGCTAAGGAAATAAAGCATAACAATCAAAACTATTACTACACTAACAATAAATATTATAGAAATTATAATGGCCGCTATATCGCTGTAGCTCCAAGAGCAGGAGTGCGCGTGACTAATTTGCCTACAGGCTTTCGTCGTGTGAAATTCGGAACTAGAAATTACTATAATTATGATGGTGTTTTCTATATTCAAATTCAAAATGAATATGAAGTAGTGGCTCCAGAAGTAGGAACAATAGTTTATGAATTACCTGACGGTGCAGAAAGGGTAGAAATAGATGGAAGTATTCTTTATGAATATAATGATGTGTTGTATGAGAAAATACAATATGATGGAACTAGAGCTTATGAAGTGGTAGGAATGATAGAATAG